A genomic region of Miscanthus floridulus cultivar M001 chromosome 3, ASM1932011v1, whole genome shotgun sequence contains the following coding sequences:
- the LOC136545319 gene encoding ABC transporter F family member 4-like, with translation MGRKDTSSSSAAAGGGKKEKPMSVSAMLASMDAPAAKPKSSKSAAPSKAKAKPSKAPASSYMGDIDLPPSDDEDEEEAQRAAAAAKPKAARAAVDLSAGVAPSQKDAKKKDKREAVAAAAAEAARQEALRDDRDAFSVVIGARVPGGSSAAGDDGGVDDNVKDIVLENFSVSARGKELLKSASLRISHGRRYGLVGPNGMGKSTLLKLLAWRQVPVPRNIDVLLVEQEIIGDDRSALEAVVAADEELTALRAEQARLEASNDADDNERLVEVYEKLNLRDSDAARARASKILAGLGFDQAMQARSTKSFSGGWRMRISLARALFMQPTLLLLDEPTNHLDLRAVLWLEEYLCSQWKKTLIVVSHDRDFLNTVCNEIIHLHDKSLHVYRGNFADFESGYEQKRKEMNRKFEVYEKQMKAARKSGSKAAQDKVKGQALSKAAKEAAKNKGKGKSAADDDDDQKLVAVPQKWRDYSVEFHFPEPTELTPPLLQLIEVGFSYPGRPDFKLSGVDVGIDMGTRVAIVGPNGAGKSTLLNLLAGDLTPTEGEVRRSQKLRIGRYSQHFVDLLTMEENAVQYLLRLHPDQEGMSKAEAVRAKLGKFGLPGHNHLTPIVKLSGGQKARVVFTSISMSQPHILLLDEPTNHLDMQSIDALADALDEFTGGVVLVSHDSRLISRVCEDEQRSEIWVVEDGTVNKYDGTFEDYKDELMDEIKKEVEE, from the coding sequence atgggAAGAAAagacacctcgtcctcctccgcggCCGCCGGCGGCGGGAAAAAGGAGAAACCTATGTCGGTATCCGCCATGCTCGCCTCCATGGACGCCCCCGCGGCGAAGCCCAAGTCCTCCAAGTCGGCGGCGCCGTCCAAGGCCAAGGCGAAGCCCTCCAAGGCGCCGGCGTCCTCCTACATGGGCGACATCGACCTGCCCCcctccgacgacgaggacgaggaggaggcccagcgcgccgccgccgcagccaagCCCAAGGCGgcccgcgccgccgtcgaccTCAGCGCCGGCGTTGCGCCGTCGCAGAAGGAcgccaagaagaaggacaagcgcgaggccgtggcggccgcggccgccgaggCCGCCAGGCAGGAGGCGCTCCGCGACGACCGCGACGCCTTCTCCGTCGTCATCGGCGCGCGCGTCCCCGGCGGGTCATCCgccgccggcgacgacggcggcgtcgaCGACAACGTCAAGGACATCGTGCTCGAGAACTTCTCCGTCTCCGCGCGCGGCAAGGAGCTGCTCAAGAGCGCCTCCCTCCGGATCTCGCACGGCCGCAGGTACGGCCTCGTCGGCCCCAACGGCATGGGCAAGTCCACCCTGCTCAAGCTCCTGGCATGGCGCCAGGTCCCCGTGCCGCGGAACATCGATGTCCTGCTCGTCGAGCAGGAGATCATCGGCGACGACCGCTCGGCCCTCGAGGCCGTCGTCGCCGCTGATGAGGAGCTCACCGCCCTCCGCGCCGAGCAGGCGAGGCTTGAGGCCTCTAATGATGCTGATGACAACGAGCGGCTCGTGGAGGTGTATGAGAAGCTGAATCTCCGGGACTCTGATGCTGCCCGGGCCCGAGCGTCCAAGATTCTTGCGGGGCTGGGGTTTGATCAGGCGATGCAGGCCAGATCCACAAAGTCCTTCAGTGGTGGATGGAGGATGCGTATATCGCTTGCCCGTGCTCTCTTCATGCAGCCAACGCTGCTGCTCCTTGATGAGCCGACTAACCACCTGGATCTGCGAGCTGTGCTTTGGCTCGAGGAGTACTTGTGCTCGCAGTGGAAGAAGACATTGATTGTTGTGTCCCATGACCGCGACTTCCTGAACACAGTGTGCAATGAGATCATACACTTGCATGATAAAAGTCTGCATGTCTACCGCGGAAACTTTGCTGATTTTGAGAGTGGGTATGAGCAGAAGAGGAAGGAGATGAACCGGAAGTTCGAGGTGTATGAAAAGCAGATGAAAGCAGCCAGGAAGTCTGGGAGCAAGGCCGCACAGGATAAGGTTAAGGGTCAGGCGCTGTCAAAGGCTGCTAAAGAGGCTGCCAAGaacaaggggaaggggaagagtgCTGCAGATGACGACGATGACCAGAAACTGGTGGCTGTGCCACAGAAGTGGCGTGATTACAGTGTTGAGTTCCATTTCCCAGAGCCTACAGAGCTCACACCACCTCTCCTTCAGCTCATTGAGGTAGGGTTCAGCTACCCTGGTAGGCCAGACTTCAAGCTCTCAGGTGTTGATGTTGGCATTGATATGGGAACACGTGTAGCTATTGTCGGGCCCAATGGAGCTGGGAAGTCTACCCTGCTTAATTTACTTGCTGGTGATCTTACCCCGACAGAAGGGGAGGTAAGGAGGAGccagaagctgagaattggacgATACTCACAGCATTTTGTTGACTTATTGACAATGGAGGAAAATGCAGTTCAATATTTGTTGAGGCTTCACCCAGATCAGGAGGGAATGAGCAAAGCAGAAGCTGTCCGTGCTAAGCTTGGCAAGTTTGGGTTACCTGGACACAACCATCTCACTCCAATTGTTAAATTATCTGGTGGGCAGAAGGCCCGAGTTGTGTTCACTTCTATATCAATGTCTCAGCCTCACATACTCCTGCTTGACGAGCCAACGAATCACTTGGACATGCAAAGTATTGATGCATTGGCAGATGCACTGGATGAATTCACAGGAGGTGTCGTCTTGGTTAGCCACGACTCACGATTAATATCTCGTGTTTGTGAGGATGAGCAAAGGAGTGAGATATGGGTTGTGGAAGATGGGACTGTGAATAAATATGACGGCACATTTGAGGATTACAAGGATGAACTCATGGATGAAATAAAGAAGGAAGTTGAGGAATAA